Proteins encoded in a region of the Canis lupus familiaris isolate Mischka breed German Shepherd chromosome 1, alternate assembly UU_Cfam_GSD_1.0, whole genome shotgun sequence genome:
- the PPM1N gene encoding probable protein phosphatase 1N isoform X2, with translation MAAFARLLEHLLWPACKKQEAEEEEEGRRSHHGPRSLLDAPRCVQRPHGGAAASCGLRFGASAVQGWRAHMEDAHCAWLELPGLPPGWAFFAVLDGHGGARAALFGARHLPGHVLEALGPAPGEPEGVRGALRRAFLSADARLRALWPRGEPGGTTAVALLVSPRFLYLAHCGDSRAMLSRAGAVAFSTEDHRPLRPRERERIHNAGGTIRRRRLEGSLAVSRALGDFAYKEAPGRPPELQLVSAEPEVTALARQAEDEFLLLASDGVWDAMSGAALAGLVASRLRLGLAPELLCAQLLDTCLCKGSLDNMTCILVCFPGAPRPCEEAIKKELALDTALGHRVAALCSSAQEPPSLNTVFWTLASEDIPDLPPGGGLHCKAAVIAEVYSQLYQASGHERQGPTGARKPTGTH, from the exons ATGGCTGCCTTTGCCCGCCTGCTGGAGCATCTCCTCTGGCCAGCTTGCAAAAaacaggaggcagaggaggaggaggaggggcgcaGGTCTCACCACGGGCCTCGGTCGCTCCTGGACGCGCCGCGATGCGTCCAGCGGCCGCACGGGGGTGCGGCGGCGTCTTGCGGCTTGCGCTTCGGGGCCAGCGCTGTGCAGGGCTGGCGCGCGCACATGGAGGACGCGCACTGCGCTTGGCTCGAGCTGCCCGGGCTACCCCCAGGCTGGGCATTCTTCGCGGTCCTCGACGGCCACGGCGGGGCGCGAGCTGCCCTATTCGGTGCGCGCCACCTGCCGGGCCACGTGCTAGAGGCTCTGGGCCCCGCGCCGGGCGAGCCCGAGGGAGTGCGCGGGGCGCTACGCCGAGCCTTCCTGAGCGCGGACGCACGCCTGCGTGCGCTCTGGCCTCGTGGCGAGCCCGGGGGCACCACGGCCGTGGCTTTGCTAGTCTCCCCGCGTTTTCTATACTTGGCGCATTGCGGTGACTCCCGAGCGATGCTGAGTCGCGCCGGCGCCGTGGCCTTCAGCACCGAGGACCATCGGCCCCTCCGGCCCCGGGAACGGGAGCGCATCCACAACGCGGGGGGCACCATCCGCCGCCGGCGCCTCGAAGGCTCACTGGCAGTATCCCGAGCGCTGGGCGACTTTGCTTACAAAGAGGCTCCGGGAAGGCCCCCTGAGCTGCAGCTCGTTTCTGCGGAGCCTGAGGTCACCGCCCTGGCTCGCCAGGCTGAGGACGAATTCCTGCTATTGGCCTCTGACGGTGTGTGGGACGCGATGTCTGGCGCTGCCCTGGCGGGACTGGTGGCGTCGCGCCTCCGCTTGGGCCTGGCCCCGGAGCTTCTCTGCGCGCAGCTATTGGACACGTGTCTGTGCAAG ggcagcctggaCAACATGACCTGCATCCTGGTCTGCTTccccggggcccccaggcctTGTGAGGAGGCGATCAAGAAGGAGTTAGCGCTGGACACAGCCCTGGGCCACAGGGTCGCCG cGCTGTGTTCCTCTGCTCAGGAGCCCCCCAGCCTGAACACGGTTTTCTGGACTCTGGCCTCAGAGGACATCCCAGATTTACCTCCTGGGGGAGGGCTGCACTGCAA ggCGGCTGTCATTGCTGAAGTTTATTCTCAGCTCTACCAAGCCTCAGGACACGAAAGGCAG GGCCCAACTGGGGCCAGAAAGCCCACTGGCACCCACTGA
- the PPM1N gene encoding probable protein phosphatase 1N isoform X1, protein MAAFARLLEHLLWPACKKQEAEEEEEGRRSHHGPRSLLDAPRCVQRPHGGAAASCGLRFGASAVQGWRAHMEDAHCAWLELPGLPPGWAFFAVLDGHGGARAALFGARHLPGHVLEALGPAPGEPEGVRGALRRAFLSADARLRALWPRGEPGGTTAVALLVSPRFLYLAHCGDSRAMLSRAGAVAFSTEDHRPLRPRERERIHNAGGTIRRRRLEGSLAVSRALGDFAYKEAPGRPPELQLVSAEPEVTALARQAEDEFLLLASDGVWDAMSGAALAGLVASRLRLGLAPELLCAQLLDTCLCKGSLDNMTCILVCFPGAPRPCEEAIKKELALDTALGHRVAALCSSAQEPPSLNTVFWTLASEDIPDLPPGGGLHCKAAVIAEVYSQLYQASGHERQAGSPHEVADSCSSSSLMSQEPNIPSGENSPGSQ, encoded by the exons ATGGCTGCCTTTGCCCGCCTGCTGGAGCATCTCCTCTGGCCAGCTTGCAAAAaacaggaggcagaggaggaggaggaggggcgcaGGTCTCACCACGGGCCTCGGTCGCTCCTGGACGCGCCGCGATGCGTCCAGCGGCCGCACGGGGGTGCGGCGGCGTCTTGCGGCTTGCGCTTCGGGGCCAGCGCTGTGCAGGGCTGGCGCGCGCACATGGAGGACGCGCACTGCGCTTGGCTCGAGCTGCCCGGGCTACCCCCAGGCTGGGCATTCTTCGCGGTCCTCGACGGCCACGGCGGGGCGCGAGCTGCCCTATTCGGTGCGCGCCACCTGCCGGGCCACGTGCTAGAGGCTCTGGGCCCCGCGCCGGGCGAGCCCGAGGGAGTGCGCGGGGCGCTACGCCGAGCCTTCCTGAGCGCGGACGCACGCCTGCGTGCGCTCTGGCCTCGTGGCGAGCCCGGGGGCACCACGGCCGTGGCTTTGCTAGTCTCCCCGCGTTTTCTATACTTGGCGCATTGCGGTGACTCCCGAGCGATGCTGAGTCGCGCCGGCGCCGTGGCCTTCAGCACCGAGGACCATCGGCCCCTCCGGCCCCGGGAACGGGAGCGCATCCACAACGCGGGGGGCACCATCCGCCGCCGGCGCCTCGAAGGCTCACTGGCAGTATCCCGAGCGCTGGGCGACTTTGCTTACAAAGAGGCTCCGGGAAGGCCCCCTGAGCTGCAGCTCGTTTCTGCGGAGCCTGAGGTCACCGCCCTGGCTCGCCAGGCTGAGGACGAATTCCTGCTATTGGCCTCTGACGGTGTGTGGGACGCGATGTCTGGCGCTGCCCTGGCGGGACTGGTGGCGTCGCGCCTCCGCTTGGGCCTGGCCCCGGAGCTTCTCTGCGCGCAGCTATTGGACACGTGTCTGTGCAAG ggcagcctggaCAACATGACCTGCATCCTGGTCTGCTTccccggggcccccaggcctTGTGAGGAGGCGATCAAGAAGGAGTTAGCGCTGGACACAGCCCTGGGCCACAGGGTCGCCG cGCTGTGTTCCTCTGCTCAGGAGCCCCCCAGCCTGAACACGGTTTTCTGGACTCTGGCCTCAGAGGACATCCCAGATTTACCTCCTGGGGGAGGGCTGCACTGCAA ggCGGCTGTCATTGCTGAAGTTTATTCTCAGCTCTACCAAGCCTCAGGACACGAAAGGCAG GCAGGATCTCCGCATGAGGTAGCAGACAGTTGCAGCTCTAGCAGCCTCATGTCCCAGGAGCCCAACATCCCCAGTGGAGAGAATTCACCAGGTTCCCAGTAG